Proteins encoded together in one Psychrobacter sanguinis window:
- the modB gene encoding molybdate ABC transporter permease subunit codes for MSLLSPHLSDMLQPLWLSIKLASITTLCLLIFATPVAYWLAKPSSTILIARIKIMLMGVIAMPLVLPPTVLGFYLLLLMSPNFALGKWMMAHNIGTLAFTFEGLVIGSIVYSLPFYVQPVYAQFLRIPKSVSDMALLLEPSRLRRFTAVALPQAKAGIILGNLISFAHTIGEFGVVLMIGGSIAGETKVISIAIYEQVEALNYEMAHTMSLLLIALGIVLVALIASVNNKVNRPFNKINTHKNVTKLTLKD; via the coding sequence ATGTCGCTTCTCTCCCCTCACTTATCAGACATGTTGCAGCCGCTGTGGCTCAGTATTAAGCTTGCCAGCATTACCACTTTGTGCCTTTTGATCTTTGCTACACCGGTGGCGTATTGGCTCGCCAAACCGTCTTCAACCATCCTAATAGCCCGCATTAAAATCATGCTAATGGGCGTAATTGCTATGCCTTTGGTATTGCCACCGACTGTGCTTGGGTTCTATTTGTTGTTATTGATGAGTCCCAATTTTGCCTTAGGTAAATGGATGATGGCCCATAACATTGGCACTTTAGCATTCACTTTTGAAGGGTTAGTGATCGGCTCTATTGTCTATTCTCTACCTTTTTATGTGCAGCCAGTATATGCTCAATTCTTACGTATTCCCAAAAGTGTCAGTGACATGGCGTTATTGTTAGAACCTAGCCGTTTGCGTCGCTTTACTGCTGTCGCTTTACCCCAGGCCAAGGCAGGTATCATTTTAGGCAATCTGATTAGCTTTGCTCATACCATCGGCGAATTTGGCGTGGTATTGATGATTGGCGGCAGTATCGCTGGAGAAACCAAGGTAATTTCTATCGCCATCTATGAGCAAGTTGAAGCCCTCAATTACGAGATGGCACATACCATGTCACTGTTATTGATTGCTTTGGGCATCGTTCTCGTGGCTTTGATTGCCAGTGTTAACAATAAGGTTAATCGCCCTTTTAATAAAATTAATACTCATAAAAACGTTACCAAACTCACTT